One genomic region from Bacilli bacterium encodes:
- a CDS encoding LURP-one-related family protein, which yields MKLYIKQKFFSPVHDRFKVYDENQVVIYEAKDKFFSIRNTTTLYNLQGQVVLELKRKFFSFVNTYFLNIAGKEEVSISRRFFSLRPRFYFTGLDVQVEGKILAHDYEIILDKKVIARIHKKWLAWSDTYEIDIQDERYEILVIGIVLGIDCVLEDQSKNND from the coding sequence ATGAAGTTATATATTAAGCAAAAATTTTTCTCACCGGTTCACGATCGATTTAAGGTTTATGACGAAAACCAAGTCGTTATCTACGAGGCGAAAGATAAATTTTTTTCAATTAGAAATACAACCACCCTTTATAACTTGCAAGGGCAAGTTGTTTTAGAATTGAAAAGAAAATTTTTTTCTTTCGTTAATACTTATTTTTTAAATATTGCCGGGAAAGAAGAAGTAAGTATTTCTAGGAGGTTCTTCTCGCTAAGGCCGAGATTTTACTTTACTGGTTTAGATGTCCAAGTAGAAGGAAAAATTCTCGCTCATGATTATGAAATCATCCTGGATAAAAAAGTAATTGCCCGCATTCATAAGAAATGGCTGGCCTGGTCAGATACTTATGAAATTGATATCCAGGATGAACGTTATGAAATTCTTGTTATCGGCATTGTTTTAGGAATTGACTGTGTGCTCGAAGATCAAAGTAAAAATAACGATTAG
- a CDS encoding SLC13 family permease, with translation MPVFDTTMIVVTIIFVLTYSLMLVFAQKRVFFALGGAVIMLILGLIGFIPNMSLHYLFFEGINWNVLMMLFGTMGLVSLFIDTGMPALIADKILDRSPNYRFAIISLALFAGVVSAFIDNVATVLMIAPIVFDAAKKAKANPVNAIIAIAVASNLEGAATLVGDTTSILLGGYMGLNFADFFWFLGKPSLFFYNQIGLVLGAVVLLFVFRKEKQSIVIEEKTKVTDFVPSYLMLLLLLALIVASFLPIEFPLINGVICLAIMIIGLIYEIARSHNSAVAKKAIKEVDYQTLTILLSIFVIVAALSQSGIVDWIGKGIATVSNSNLFIAYTIIVWVSVLISAFIDNIPYVAMMLGVVRILGITFAGDGATATEILRISTPLYFGLLCGATLGGNLTPIGASANVAAIGLLKRKNYTVSTGQFMKIGVPFTLIATFSAYVLVWLFFGLGL, from the coding sequence ATGCCCGTTTTTGATACGACAATGATTGTTGTGACTATCATCTTTGTATTAACCTACTCACTAATGTTGGTATTTGCCCAAAAACGGGTATTCTTCGCTTTAGGTGGCGCCGTTATTATGCTCATATTGGGATTGATAGGGTTTATTCCCAATATGTCGCTCCACTATCTATTTTTTGAAGGAATAAATTGGAATGTTCTAATGATGCTGTTTGGGACAATGGGCCTCGTATCGCTTTTTATTGATACCGGCATGCCGGCTCTGATCGCCGATAAAATATTGGATCGTTCGCCTAATTATCGCTTTGCTATTATTTCTTTGGCTCTATTTGCCGGTGTTGTCTCCGCATTTATCGATAATGTGGCAACAGTTCTGATGATTGCTCCTATCGTTTTTGATGCCGCTAAAAAAGCCAAGGCTAATCCAGTAAATGCCATCATTGCCATTGCGGTTGCCAGTAATCTGGAAGGTGCAGCCACGCTAGTAGGCGATACCACCTCTATACTTCTCGGCGGATATATGGGATTAAACTTCGCTGATTTCTTTTGGTTTTTAGGAAAGCCCTCTCTCTTCTTTTATAATCAAATTGGTCTTGTACTGGGAGCCGTTGTGCTTTTGTTTGTCTTTCGTAAAGAAAAGCAATCCATCGTTATTGAGGAAAAGACTAAAGTTACCGATTTTGTTCCCTCCTACCTTATGCTTTTACTACTGCTCGCGCTAATTGTTGCCTCGTTCTTACCCATTGAATTTCCGTTAATCAATGGCGTCATTTGTCTAGCTATTATGATTATCGGTCTCATATACGAAATTGCTCGTTCGCATAACAGCGCAGTTGCTAAAAAGGCCATTAAGGAAGTCGACTATCAAACTCTTACTATTTTACTTTCGATATTCGTCATTGTAGCCGCCTTGTCTCAGTCGGGAATCGTCGACTGGATTGGAAAAGGAATTGCCACGGTATCAAACTCTAATTTATTTATTGCTTACACAATTATCGTCTGGGTGTCAGTTCTTATCAGCGCCTTTATTGATAATATTCCCTATGTGGCAATGATGCTTGGAGTCGTACGGATTTTAGGAATTACTTTCGCCGGTGATGGGGCGACTGCCACAGAAATATTACGCATCTCTACTCCGTTATATTTCGGCCTGCTCTGCGGGGCAACTCTCGGCGGTAATTTGACTCCTATCGGAGCCTCGGCTAATGTTGCTGCAATTGGACTGCTAAAAAGGAAAAATTATACGGTATCCACCGGACAATTTATGAAAATAGGCGTTCCGTTTACGCTCATTGCTACTTTTTCAGCCTATGTTTTAGTATGGCTTTTCTTTGGTTTAGGTTTATAA
- a CDS encoding ABC transporter permease, translated as MRNLWTIIKKELKRFFTDKRMLVSLVLPGLMIFLLYSIMGSVITSNLGQSEEQVYSLKVDYEPSGFGEALGEIYHLDYQNDLTEDEALAKVTDKELDLYVIFPSDFMDQYAAGNQPNVVINYNGASSTSSTIAEIYSSFLSTSLQGYTVEANNHATDLDLSVQIITGLIPFLLITFLYTGVMAVAPESIAGEKERGTIASLLITPVKRSTIALGKIIALSITGLASATSSFIGLMISLPKLAGTDSGFDLSIYGAGTYLLVFLVIISTVLVFTVLISLISTYAKSIKEASSFAMPLMIIVMLVGVSTMMGTASDNTALYLIPVYNSTNALLSIFSLKVDYLNLAVTIIANLLLTGFGVFVLTRMFNSEKIMFRK; from the coding sequence ATGCGTAATCTATGGACAATCATTAAAAAAGAATTAAAGCGATTTTTTACTGATAAACGGATGTTAGTTTCTCTAGTTCTGCCAGGATTAATGATTTTCTTGCTCTATTCTATTATGGGGAGTGTCATAACTAGCAATTTGGGACAGAGCGAAGAGCAAGTCTACTCACTTAAAGTTGATTATGAACCATCTGGATTTGGCGAAGCTTTAGGAGAAATCTATCATTTAGATTATCAAAATGACCTTACGGAGGATGAGGCCCTTGCTAAGGTCACTGACAAAGAACTTGATTTATATGTCATATTTCCAAGCGATTTTATGGATCAATACGCTGCCGGCAACCAGCCCAATGTCGTGATAAATTACAATGGCGCCTCTTCCACCAGCAGCACCATCGCGGAAATATATAGTTCCTTTTTAAGCACCTCACTTCAAGGTTATACAGTTGAAGCGAACAATCACGCCACCGACTTGGATCTTAGTGTTCAAATAATCACCGGGTTAATTCCTTTTCTACTCATTACCTTTCTATATACCGGGGTTATGGCGGTTGCTCCAGAGAGTATCGCCGGAGAAAAAGAACGAGGGACCATTGCCAGTTTATTGATTACTCCGGTCAAACGAAGTACGATTGCTTTAGGAAAAATAATCGCCTTAAGTATAACGGGCCTTGCCAGCGCAACCTCAAGTTTCATTGGGCTAATGATTAGTCTTCCAAAACTTGCCGGCACCGACAGTGGATTTGATCTGTCAATATATGGTGCCGGAACATATCTTTTAGTCTTCTTGGTTATCATTTCGACAGTGCTGGTCTTTACTGTTTTAATATCATTGATTTCGACATATGCAAAGTCAATTAAGGAAGCCAGCAGTTTCGCAATGCCCTTAATGATAATTGTTATGCTTGTCGGAGTTTCCACCATGATGGGAACCGCCTCGGACAACACCGCGCTTTATTTAATACCAGTATACAATTCGACGAATGCTCTATTATCAATCTTTAGTCTGAAAGTTGATTATTTAAATTTAGCAGTGACCATTATTGCCAATCTTTTACTTACAGGTTTTGGAGTTTTTGTTTTAACACGAATGTTTAATTCGGAAAAAATAATGTTTAGAAAGTAG
- a CDS encoding ABC transporter ATP-binding protein, translating to MDLILEVKNLKKTFILSSKQQKIERIKSKTRTAVNNLSFNAYKGEIYGLLGPNGAGKTTTLRIISTLIKQDEGDVFVDGFSVKSAPDQVRSRIGFLTSELKLDDFFTPNYLFDYFSDLQGVDKPTCAKRKEKLFAQFGIDKFKEVKVSDLSTGMKQKVSLVISIVHDPSIIIFDEPTNGLDVITAKTVIDFLLDLKQEGKTIILSTHIFSLVERICDRVGIIIDGAMALEAPMSQFSEPNSLEKEFFVLYDKIKGESHA from the coding sequence ATGGATTTAATTCTCGAAGTTAAGAACTTAAAAAAGACGTTTATCCTTTCTAGCAAACAGCAGAAAATTGAGCGGATAAAAAGTAAGACAAGGACAGCGGTCAATAATTTATCCTTCAACGCATACAAAGGGGAAATCTATGGGCTTTTAGGCCCTAATGGGGCGGGTAAAACCACGACTTTACGAATTATTTCCACTTTAATTAAACAGGATGAAGGCGATGTTTTTGTGGACGGGTTTTCAGTTAAAAGCGCTCCTGATCAAGTCCGTTCACGGATTGGATTTCTCACGAGCGAACTTAAACTAGATGACTTTTTTACTCCTAATTACCTATTTGATTATTTCTCCGATTTGCAAGGTGTTGATAAGCCAACTTGCGCAAAGCGCAAAGAAAAACTCTTTGCTCAGTTTGGCATCGATAAGTTTAAAGAAGTCAAAGTCAGCGATTTATCAACGGGAATGAAGCAAAAGGTTTCTTTGGTCATTTCCATTGTCCACGATCCTTCAATTATTATTTTTGACGAACCCACCAATGGATTGGATGTTATTACAGCTAAAACGGTTATTGATTTTTTGCTGGACTTAAAGCAGGAAGGAAAAACGATTATTCTTTCGACCCATATATTCTCGTTAGTAGAAAGAATATGTGATCGGGTGGGGATAATTATCGACGGGGCGATGGCTTTAGAAGCGCCAATGAGCCAGTTTAGTGAACCCAATAGTTTAGAAAAAGAATTTTTTGTTTTGTACGATAAAATTAAAGGAGAATCACATGCGTAA